In the genome of Maribacter forsetii DSM 18668, the window TTGGTCTTCTGGGTGGGTATGAGAAAGAAGTAGTTCAAAATTCATAGCAATACCAACTTCAAAACCAAAAATTCTATACATGTTATCTGACCAAATAAATGAGTCGTTAAAAATATTTAATTGCCAATAACCGATCATGGCGAGTTCTTCTGCAAGAGATAGTTTATGGTTCTTCTCAGCTATATCTTTTTCTATCCTTAACCGTTCAGTAATGTCTTGAGCAGTACCGGCTACTTCTATTACTTCGCCAATGTGGTTTTTAGTGATGCCTGCTATTGATTCTATGAAAAGAATATTGCCATCATTTAAGATTATTCGAAAATTTATAGATTTATAACTTTCGTCTCCATCTATGCATTTTTTAACTTGGTTTTTTACATTTTCAATATCTTCTGGGTGTATTTTAGAGTAGAATATACTCATATTCATGGGGGTATTTACTTTTAATCCATAAATCTTAAATAGATTATCTGACCATTTTAATTTATCGGTATGGGTGTCGTAATGCCATGAGCCCATCTTGGCTATTTTTTCTGAAAAAGAGAGTAGTTCATTTTTTTCTTTAATTTTTTCTTCTGCTTTTATTTTAGCCGTTACGTCTTGTGTTGTTCCAATTAATTCTAGAATATTTCCATTTTGATCTTCAATAACTTCAGCCAGTAATTCTAATGACCTTATGCAGCCGTCATCTCTTAAAATGCGAAATCCAAGTGTTTTATCACTTTGGTGGGAGTCTAATATATTTTTAATTTGATTATTTACATTATCGACATCCTCAGGGTATACTTTAGATAAAAACACCTCTACAGTAATAGGAGTGTGTAATTCAATCCCAAATATCTTGTAAAGGTTATCTGACCAAGTTGATACTCCAGTTCCGGGATTCCACTTCCAGGATCCCATCATCGCCATTTTCTCGGATACGGAAAGTAAGTGGTTTTTCTCGTTTATTTCTTGCTCGGCTTTAACACGGCTGGTAATATCTTGAGTTGTCCCTGTAATTTCTAAATTGCCATCTTCATCAATACTGGTAACTCCTCTGACCTCTAATGTCTTAATAGTATCTTTATCTAATTGAATGCGATAATTTACATGTTTGTGTTCTATTCCTTCTACTATTTCAGTTGAAACTTGTTTTACTTTTTCTAAATCTGGAGGATAGATCTTTGCCAAAGATTTTTCTAAATCAATATGTTCACCGGGTTCATAGCCATATATTCTATAATGGTTATCAGACCATTTAAAAATTTCTTTCTTGGGCTGCCATTGAAAAGAACCTAAATTGGCCATTTTTTCGGCTAAACTTAATTGGTGGTTTTTGTGTAATAGCTCTAGTTCCCTATGTCTGGCTTCTGTGATATCTTGGCAAGTGCCAGACATTTCAAGAACCTCCCCTTTACTGTTTCTAACAATTTTGCCTATAGATTTAATTATCTTAATTGTGCCATCATCTAATTGAATTTTATAAGTGGAACTTGGAAAATCTCCCTCTTGCATTGCATTAGTGAGTTTTATAGCAATTCCCTGTCGGTCGTCTTCGTGAATATAATTTATGTAAGTCTCAAAAGTTAACGGTTTGTTTTTGTCATGACCGTAAATGGCATGTAAATTGTCTGACCAAAAAACTTCATTGGTTGCGGTATTCCACTGCCAATAACCAATCATTGCCATTTTTTCGGCACTGTTTAATTGATGGTTTTTTTGCGCTAGTTCTAACTCTTTTGTTTGGTTTTCGGTAATGTCTAAACAAGTTCCTAAAAGTTCTTGTAGACCATCCTCATTGTTATACGTGACCTTTCCTATAATTTGAATGATTTTAATAATATTGTCGTCCGTAATAATTCTATGAGTATAACTGTAGAACTTATGATCGTTAATTGATTTATCGATTTTTAATTTGGTAGCTTCTTGATCTTCTGGGTGAATTTTATTGAAGTAAGAGTCAAAAGTTATTTTTTTATTTTTTGGATGATCAAATATGACATAAACGTTATCTGACCAAAATACATCATCTGTGGCAGGTTTGTACCTCCAATAGCCCATATTAGTAAGATGTTCTGCGAAATTAAGTAGTTCTTCTTTTTCTTGTAATTCTTGTTCTAAATGTAATGTGCTCGTAATGTTTCGAGCGGTTCCAATTAATTCTTTTTCGTTATTTATTTCGTTAGATACTATATCTGCAACAATTTCTAAAGTTCTTATGCTACCGTCGCTAATTATAATTCTATGAATGAACGTGCATTTAGAGTTTGTGTCTTGTACAAATTGCATTGAATTGTCAACAATGTGTTTGTCATCGGGGTGTATGCGAGTATACAATACCTCAAAATTCATGGGAGTGTTTTTGTCAAAATCCATAATTTGGTATAGATTCTCTGACCATTTAAACATACCTGTAATAGGGTTCCATGACCATGTACCTGCTTCGTTATTGTTTTCGGTTAAACTTAGCTGTTGATGCGTTTGTGTAAGCTCTAATTCTCTATTTATCTTAGAGGAAATGTCTTGAGTAGTACCTATGAGTAATTTGACATTTCCGTTAGTATCTGTAACGGCATCTGACACAACTTGTACGGTTTTTACAGCCCCATTTTTTGAAATTATACGATGTGAAAATGTGTGAGATTGCTTTTTGACTAATATTTCATTGAATTTTTCCTTAAGATGTTCTAAATCATCTGGATGAATATATTTCTGAAGCACTTCAAAACTCATTTTTGTGCCAATCTTTATTTCAAATATTCTATAGAGATTATCTGTCCATCTAAATACATCCTTAGATAAGTCTAACTGCCAAGAGCCTGATTTATTTACATTTTCAGTTAGTTTTAATTGTTGATTGGTTTGTGTAAGTTCATGTTTTATGGCAATGCTATCGGTAATATCTTGGCATGTTCCAATCATGGTCACCACTTTTCCTTTTTCGTTAGATATCACTTTGCCATCCGCGGATAACGTTTTTATAGTTCCATCCTTCAATTGAATCCTATAACTAGATTTGGGGAATTTTTTAGTCTTTAACGCAAGCTCAAATTTTGCTTCTATGGCATCTCTATCGTCTTCGTGAATATAGCTTAGATATACGTTGTATGATATTGGGCAATTTTTATCGTGGTTAAAAATGTTGTAGAAATTATCGGGCCATTTTAATTCGCCCGTAATAATATTCCATTTCCATGATCCGGAGTTTGCCAAAATTTCTGCGGCATTTAACTGCTCTAGATGCTGTACTGTTTCAACTTGTGAATTGTTAAAATGCGAAATATCTATAGTGGTGCCATGAAGACAAGTGCAACATCCATTTTTTAAAACAGATTGCACCGTAGTTCTTACTAAACGTTTTTTACCTTTTTGGGTTAGGATCTCGTAAGTTAGCTCAAATGGAAAGCCCTTGTTAATTGCTTTTTTATGGGCTTTGGTCAGTAATTCTTTTTGGTCTGGGTAGTAACAGTTTCCATATAAATCTTCCGCCTGCGGTGTGAAATTTAAGGGTGCTTGGTGAATTTCTTTTAAGTCATCATTCCAGTATATTTCGTTGGAGTTGATGTCAAATTGAAAAATGCCGATACTTGTAGGGCTATTGGTCGTTTTCAATAGTTGATCATTATGTAAAGGAGTATTTCCTTTTTCCATTACAAAGTGTGTTTTAAGTTTGGCGCCAAAGGCATAAAGAATAAACTACTTGTTGTAAAGGATTGTGCTGTAGTTATATTACTACAATATAATGTTTAAATATTTGATTTACAGTTAGTTTTTCAAAATTAATTTGTTTGCTAAAAACCACATAATTTCTTCTTCGTTCAAACCGGCAGATAATTCATTGGAATATGCTAGCCTAATAATTTCTTTTTCAATCTCCAAAAAGTCGTGATTATTACTTATGTTAGAGCACATAAAACTGTTTTCAGTATCGCATTTGTCCGAATGTCCAAAACCTAGAGCATGACCCAGTTCATGCTTAAATAATATAGAAGACGATACCGATAGCCAAATTCTACTTTCATTTAAGATAGAATTGTTGTTGGCAGTCATGGCATAACCATTAAATGTTTTACCATTTATTATTTGGAACATGTCTTCCCAAATGTTTTCTACATCGGCTGTTTCGCCTAAAAATAAATGTGCATTGCCTTCTTGTTCACTATCAACGATAGTAATGTTAAAATCACTATTTTCAAAAAGCACATTGTATTCTTCTACGACTTCTGAAACTATAGCTTCTAGTTCTGGGGTTGAACCATCTAAAAAGATGTTCATAGGTTCTTGCCATCTACTATTGTGATTTAACGCTGTATGTGTGGGTGATTGCCATAGTGTAAGGTGATTGAAATAATCTATGATTTCCATTTGATCCTCGTTTAGTAAATCATATTCATTGACATCGTTTACCGTTAAGTTGTAATCTTGATCAACAATTGATGCACCGTCAAAAACCGAAATGGTGAAAGGAATAATATTTTGACTTTCAAAATCTAAAATTAAATTAGCGCCAACAGATAATTCTCCGTTATTTTCATTGATTTCTATTCCACTTTCAGAGTCAATACTAAAAGTTAGGCTGTCGTTGTCACTAGTAGTAGCCGTTACCGTACCTATTATAGTATTTATAGCGGCATGCTCATCTATACTAAAAGCTTGGGCGTTTAATATTGGTTGGCTATTTTTATTTTCTTCGGATATCTCTGAAGTTAGTACCTCTGAGTCTTTGCTACATGAGAATAGAAGTATAGCAATAAATGGAAAAACAAGTTTTTTCATGGAATGGTATATTGAAATAAGCGCAATATATCGTTATGACACTTCCATGAAAATAAATTGTTGTCACTTTTGCATTAACTGCTGTCTACGTGTATTTTATAGTTGTCTTGAACTCTTTTCTTTTAGCTCGTAACCAAACCGGCACGTTCCAATAAAGCCTCTACTTTAGGTTCAGCACCTCTAAATCTTTTATACAAAACCATTGGGTTTTCAGTACCACCTTGTGACAGTACATTGTCTTTAAATTTAGTTGCTACTTCTTTATTGAAAATTCCTTTTTCTTTAAAATAAGCAAAGGCATCTGCATCCAACACTTCTGCCCATTTGTAGCTGTAGTACCCAGAAGAATATCCTCCTTGAAAAATATGTGAGAATGCTGTACTCATACAAGTTTCTGGTGTTGCAGGGTAAAGACTGGTGTCTTTAAAAGCTTCATCTTCATGTGCTTTTACATTGGTAATGCCTGTTGGGTCTATACCGTGCCAAGACATATCTAAAAGTCCAAAACTTAATTGACGTAGCGTTTGCATACCTTCTTGAAAGGTTGCCGATTCCTTTATTTTTTCAACCAGTTCCATTGGTATGGTTTCTCCGGTTTCGTAATGCTTTGCAAACAACTCTAATGCTTCTTTTTCATAACACCAGTTTTCTAAAACCTGACTAGGTAATTCTACAAAGTCCCAAAATACAGATGTTCCAGATAGGCTAGGGTAGGTGGTGTTTGCCAGCATGCCATGCAAACCGTGTCCAAATTCATGGAATAGGGTCGTTACCTCATTAAAAGTCAATAATGAAGGCTTGCTCTTTGTTGAAGGAGTAAAGTTGCAAACGTTCGATATATGCGGACGCACATTTTTGCCGTTTCTTTTCCATTGGCTTTTAAAAGAGGTCATCCACGCGCCACCACGCTTGCCTGCTCTTGGGTGAAAATCAGCATAAAAGAGAGATATAAAATTCTTGTCGGCATCGTAAACTTTATAGGTTTTTACCTCGTCATGATATTTTTCAATGTCATGAACCTCTTCAAACTGTAAATCGAATAAGTTTTCTGCTACTTTAAAAACTCCATTAATTACATTTTCAAGCTTGAAATATGGCTTCAGTTTCTCATCATCTAAATTAAATAACTCTTGCTTTAATTTTTCAGAATAGTAACTACTGTCCCATTTTTCTAAACGGTCAATATTATCTAGTTTTTTAGCGAAATCTTCTAATTGTTTAAACTCGCGTTCTGCAGCCGGCTTCGCTTTTTCAAGTAACTCGTTTAAGAAGGAATGTACTTTTTCAGGAGTTTCTGCCATGCGCTCTTCTAATACAAAATCGGCATGGGTTTTATAGCCTAGTAAGTTGGCTCTCTCAAAACGTAATTTCGTTATTTCTAGCACATTTTCTTGATTGTCCAATTCATCATTATGAAAAGCCTTGCTGCCAAATGCCAATGAAAGTTCTTTACGTAATGTACGGTTTTTAGCATATTTCATGAAAGGTATATAGCTAGGGTAATCTAATGTGATCATCCAGCCATCTTCCTTGCCTTTTGAAATCGCCAATTGTGCGGCTGCTTCTTTTTCACCTTCTGGTAATCCGTCAAGGTCGGCTTCATCCGTAAGGTGTAGTTGAAATCTATTGGTTTCGGCAAGTACGTTTTCGCCAAATGTTAGTTTCAGCTTTGCCAGTTTAGCATCGATCTCACGTAAACGATTTTTTTTGTCTTCGGATAAATTAGCGCCGTTTCTGCTAAAGCTCTTATATTTCTTATCTAAAAGGGTGTTTTGCTCTACGGTAAGGTCTAAATCATCCTTTTGGTCATAAACTGCTTTTACTCTTTTGAATAAATCTTCGTTTAGGGTAATGTCATTACCAAATTCTGAAAGTAATGGAGAAATTTCTTGTGCAATTTTCTGAATTTCCTCATTGGTTTCAGCGGAATTCAAGTTGAAAAACACACTTGAAATTCGGTCTAATTGCTGACCTGAAAATTCCAATGCTTCAATCGTGTTTTCAAAAGTAGAAGCTTCCGTATTATTGGTAATTGCATCTATTTCCGCTCTTGCATCTTCTATAGATTGTAAAAAAGCGGGTTTAAAATGCTCGTTTTTAATTTGTGAAAATGGAGCAGTATCAAAAGGGGATAATAATGGATTCATATTTCAAGTTCAAGTTCAAGTGTCAAATTCAAGACCACCCAAATAAATTAAAATTAGTTTTACTCGATAATCGAGATTTAAATGCTCCGACGTTTCAGTCGAAATCTAAATAAAATTTTCAATTCAATGCTTCACGGCTTATTCCGAGGTTTTTTACTAACTATTTGCCATTTACAGCTTTAGCGCCATCGATAACTTTTTGCTTTAGACCTTCTTTATACAAAATCACCTTGTCTAAAACACATTTATCTGAGCTACCTATAATTTGAGCAGCCAAAATTCCTGCATTTTTTGCACCGTTCAATGCTACAGTTGCTACTGGTACACCACCTGGCATTTGTAGAATGGATAGTACAGAATCCCATCCATCTATAGAATTGCTGCTTTTTACAGGAACTCCGATTACAGGTAAAGGAGACATGGACGCTACCATACCTGGTAAATGCGCTGCACCACCAGCACCGGCTATAATAACCGAATATCCGCTAGTATGTGCATTTTTACTGAAATCGAACAATTTTTCAGGTGTTCTATGGGCAGATACAATGTCTACATCTACTTCTATATCAAAACCTTTTAAAATATCTATGGCGTCTTGCATTACGGGCATGTCACTTGTACTACCCATTACTACGGCTACTTTACTCATGTTTTTTATTTTGAAATCACTTGTATTGTTTCTTTTACTTTTTCGGCTATGGCTCTTGCCTTGCCTAAGTCATCGTTAACTATGGTTACATGTCCCATTTTACGAAATGGTCTTGTTTGTGCTTTACCATATATATGTGGAGTAACACCTTCCATCCCTAAAATTTCCTCGATGTTTTTGTAAACCACATTTCCCGTATGGTTTTCCGCACCTACCAAATTCACCATTACACCTGCTACTTTACTATCGGTTATTCCTAATGGTAGCCCTAGAATACTACGTATATGTTGCTCAAACTGGTTGGTGTAACTGGCTTCAATACTATAGTGCCCGCTATTATGTGGTCTTGGTGCTACTTCATTAACCAATATCTGGTCATCTTCGGTTTGGAACATTTCAACCGCTAACAATCCTGTAAGACCTATTTTATCCGCTACTTTTAATGCGAGTGCTCTTGCATTTTTAGCCACTTTTTCATCTATACGGGCAGGACAAATCACGTATTCCACTTGGTTGGCTTCTGGATGAAATTCCATTTCCACAACTGGGTAGGTCTTAATTTCTCCTTCCGCATTTCTTGATACGATTACCGCTAATTCGTTCTTGAATGGAATCATAGTTTCTGCTATGCACTCTCCAGTAGGTAATCCTTCTAAATCGGCTAAACTACGAACGACTTTTACGCCTTGTCCGTCATATCCAAATTGCGCAACTTTCCATACAAAAGGAAACTGTAATGCTTCATTTTCAATACTATCTTCAATTTCACTTAGGTAAGCAAATCGCTGAAAATCTGCAGTAGGTATGTCATTATCAACATAAAATAATTTCTGCCTGGCTTTATTTTGAATAATGCGTAACGCCTTTGGTTGTGGATATACTTTAACGCCTTCATCCTCTAATTTCTCTAAAGCATCTAAATTTACATTTTCAATTTCAATGGTCAACACATCTACATCTTTGCCAAAATTGTAAACCGTATCAAAATCTAAAAGACTGCCTTGAACAAACTCGTTACATGACATTCTACTTGGCGCTTCAGCAGAACCATCTAATACTTTGGTATAAATATCCCATTTTCGCGTTTCATACAACATCATTTTACCTAGTTGACCACCACCTAAAATGCCTAATTTAAAATCTGAAGAAAAATAATCCATATAATTGTTGCTTTTGGCAGTTGAAAAAACGCCTTAAGTACTACAAAAATACGGTTAAATCTTAGAAACCAATTCCTTTCTAATTAAAAACACAAGGCAATAGCTTATCTTTGCTGACCTTGATAATTTATGAAAATTGATACAAATTCACGACAAGTTTTTTAAACCTTATCTCAGCGAATCTGAAATTTTGCAGGCGGTAAAAACGGTTGCCGATAAAATTGCTGTAGATTATAAAGATGAAACACCCATTTTTGTTGGCGTGTTAAACGGATCTTTTATGTTCGTTTCAGATTTAATGAAAGCTTACCAACACCCCTGCGAAGTTTCTTTTGTAAGATTGAGTTCTTACCAAGGCTTAACATCTACGGGTATTGTAGAGACCTTGTTAGATGTACCAGAGAATATAGAAGGGCGCAGTGTCATTATATTAGAGGATATTATTGATACCGGGCGTACCTTGCAGAAATTAGTGCATTTGTTTTCCAAGACCAAGGTCAAAGAATTTAAAATAGCTAGTCTTTTTTATAAGCCAGATGTGTACAAAG includes:
- the purE gene encoding 5-(carboxyamino)imidazole ribonucleotide mutase, which codes for MSKVAVVMGSTSDMPVMQDAIDILKGFDIEVDVDIVSAHRTPEKLFDFSKNAHTSGYSVIIAGAGGAAHLPGMVASMSPLPVIGVPVKSSNSIDGWDSVLSILQMPGGVPVATVALNGAKNAGILAAQIIGSSDKCVLDKVILYKEGLKQKVIDGAKAVNGK
- a CDS encoding 5-(carboxyamino)imidazole ribonucleotide synthase, producing MDYFSSDFKLGILGGGQLGKMMLYETRKWDIYTKVLDGSAEAPSRMSCNEFVQGSLLDFDTVYNFGKDVDVLTIEIENVNLDALEKLEDEGVKVYPQPKALRIIQNKARQKLFYVDNDIPTADFQRFAYLSEIEDSIENEALQFPFVWKVAQFGYDGQGVKVVRSLADLEGLPTGECIAETMIPFKNELAVIVSRNAEGEIKTYPVVEMEFHPEANQVEYVICPARIDEKVAKNARALALKVADKIGLTGLLAVEMFQTEDDQILVNEVAPRPHNSGHYSIEASYTNQFEQHIRSILGLPLGITDSKVAGVMVNLVGAENHTGNVVYKNIEEILGMEGVTPHIYGKAQTRPFRKMGHVTIVNDDLGKARAIAEKVKETIQVISK
- a CDS encoding M3 family metallopeptidase — protein: MNPLLSPFDTAPFSQIKNEHFKPAFLQSIEDARAEIDAITNNTEASTFENTIEALEFSGQQLDRISSVFFNLNSAETNEEIQKIAQEISPLLSEFGNDITLNEDLFKRVKAVYDQKDDLDLTVEQNTLLDKKYKSFSRNGANLSEDKKNRLREIDAKLAKLKLTFGENVLAETNRFQLHLTDEADLDGLPEGEKEAAAQLAISKGKEDGWMITLDYPSYIPFMKYAKNRTLRKELSLAFGSKAFHNDELDNQENVLEITKLRFERANLLGYKTHADFVLEERMAETPEKVHSFLNELLEKAKPAAEREFKQLEDFAKKLDNIDRLEKWDSSYYSEKLKQELFNLDDEKLKPYFKLENVINGVFKVAENLFDLQFEEVHDIEKYHDEVKTYKVYDADKNFISLFYADFHPRAGKRGGAWMTSFKSQWKRNGKNVRPHISNVCNFTPSTKSKPSLLTFNEVTTLFHEFGHGLHGMLANTTYPSLSGTSVFWDFVELPSQVLENWCYEKEALELFAKHYETGETIPMELVEKIKESATFQEGMQTLRQLSFGLLDMSWHGIDPTGITNVKAHEDEAFKDTSLYPATPETCMSTAFSHIFQGGYSSGYYSYKWAEVLDADAFAYFKEKGIFNKEVATKFKDNVLSQGGTENPMVLYKRFRGAEPKVEALLERAGLVTS
- a CDS encoding sensor histidine kinase, with the protein product MEKGNTPLHNDQLLKTTNSPTSIGIFQFDINSNEIYWNDDLKEIHQAPLNFTPQAEDLYGNCYYPDQKELLTKAHKKAINKGFPFELTYEILTQKGKKRLVRTTVQSVLKNGCCTCLHGTTIDISHFNNSQVETVQHLEQLNAAEILANSGSWKWNIITGELKWPDNFYNIFNHDKNCPISYNVYLSYIHEDDRDAIEAKFELALKTKKFPKSSYRIQLKDGTIKTLSADGKVISNEKGKVVTMIGTCQDITDSIAIKHELTQTNQQLKLTENVNKSGSWQLDLSKDVFRWTDNLYRIFEIKIGTKMSFEVLQKYIHPDDLEHLKEKFNEILVKKQSHTFSHRIISKNGAVKTVQVVSDAVTDTNGNVKLLIGTTQDISSKINRELELTQTHQQLSLTENNNEAGTWSWNPITGMFKWSENLYQIMDFDKNTPMNFEVLYTRIHPDDKHIVDNSMQFVQDTNSKCTFIHRIIISDGSIRTLEIVADIVSNEINNEKELIGTARNITSTLHLEQELQEKEELLNFAEHLTNMGYWRYKPATDDVFWSDNVYVIFDHPKNKKITFDSYFNKIHPEDQEATKLKIDKSINDHKFYSYTHRIITDDNIIKIIQIIGKVTYNNEDGLQELLGTCLDITENQTKELELAQKNHQLNSAEKMAMIGYWQWNTATNEVFWSDNLHAIYGHDKNKPLTFETYINYIHEDDRQGIAIKLTNAMQEGDFPSSTYKIQLDDGTIKIIKSIGKIVRNSKGEVLEMSGTCQDITEARHRELELLHKNHQLSLAEKMANLGSFQWQPKKEIFKWSDNHYRIYGYEPGEHIDLEKSLAKIYPPDLEKVKQVSTEIVEGIEHKHVNYRIQLDKDTIKTLEVRGVTSIDEDGNLEITGTTQDITSRVKAEQEINEKNHLLSVSEKMAMMGSWKWNPGTGVSTWSDNLYKIFGIELHTPITVEVFLSKVYPEDVDNVNNQIKNILDSHQSDKTLGFRILRDDGCIRSLELLAEVIEDQNGNILELIGTTQDVTAKIKAEEKIKEKNELLSFSEKIAKMGSWHYDTHTDKLKWSDNLFKIYGLKVNTPMNMSIFYSKIHPEDIENVKNQVKKCIDGDESYKSINFRIILNDGNILFIESIAGITKNHIGEVIEVAGTAQDITERLRIEKDIAEKNHKLSLAEELAMIGYWQLNIFNDSFIWSDNMYRIFGFEVGIAMNFELLLSHTHPEDQELLINKKNKAITTKEFKKFTQRAILDNGDQRFIEIVGKVITNESGTITEIIGSCRDITDEILSQQKILETNKHLEKSTKTLISKNKQLAEFNHITSHNLRSPVSNLNALLNLYNKTDNKDKKLEIFGKFETVIEHLSDTLNALIETITIKHNAVIIKQELSLEQILHKIKEILAAELIETGGVVTCNFTKAKNVKYNPIYLESIFLNLVSNSLKYKSPDRVPKIFISSEIVNGKVLLKFKDNGLGIDMKIHGNKIFGLNKVFHKHPEARGLGLFLTKAQIVSMGGSISVDSEVNKGTTFNISFN
- a CDS encoding cadherin domain-containing protein, producing the protein MKKLVFPFIAILLFSCSKDSEVLTSEISEENKNSQPILNAQAFSIDEHAAINTIIGTVTATTSDNDSLTFSIDSESGIEINENNGELSVGANLILDFESQNIIPFTISVFDGASIVDQDYNLTVNDVNEYDLLNEDQMEIIDYFNHLTLWQSPTHTALNHNSRWQEPMNIFLDGSTPELEAIVSEVVEEYNVLFENSDFNITIVDSEQEGNAHLFLGETADVENIWEDMFQIINGKTFNGYAMTANNNSILNESRIWLSVSSSILFKHELGHALGFGHSDKCDTENSFMCSNISNNHDFLEIEKEIIRLAYSNELSAGLNEEEIMWFLANKLILKN